Proteins co-encoded in one Bacillus paramycoides genomic window:
- a CDS encoding tRNA-dependent cyclodipeptide synthase produces the protein MTNAIAVRNVRKFSSQPLSTNCAEILKRSKHAIIGISPFNSRFSDEYINRLIEWALHTFDDVSVLLAGKEAANLLEALGTPKGKAERKVRKEVSRNRRSAEKALKEHGGNVNAIHTFSDFNDNNAYNCMRAEAEHTFLSETHFRNACLEMSYAAILGRARGTNIDIDQISNDMLNIAVEYVIAELPFFIGGAEILGAQETVLIYHKPWELGEQIVRNDFSIKMKPNQGYLMVQEMEDLS, from the coding sequence ATGACGAATGCTATAGCGGTAAGAAATGTACGAAAGTTTAGTTCTCAACCCTTATCTACTAATTGTGCTGAAATATTAAAACGTAGTAAGCATGCAATAATAGGTATTAGTCCGTTTAATAGTAGATTTTCTGATGAATATATTAATAGACTTATTGAATGGGCATTACATACTTTTGATGATGTTAGTGTTTTATTAGCTGGAAAAGAAGCTGCAAATTTACTTGAGGCTTTAGGAACACCAAAAGGTAAAGCGGAAAGAAAGGTTAGGAAAGAAGTATCTCGTAATAGAAGATCAGCTGAAAAGGCACTTAAAGAGCATGGTGGTAATGTAAATGCTATCCATACTTTTTCTGATTTTAATGACAACAATGCATATAACTGCATGAGAGCAGAAGCAGAACATACCTTTTTAAGTGAAACTCATTTCCGAAATGCTTGTTTAGAAATGTCATATGCAGCTATTTTAGGTAGGGCAAGGGGTACCAATATAGATATTGATCAAATATCAAATGATATGCTAAATATTGCAGTAGAATATGTAATTGCAGAACTTCCATTTTTCATTGGTGGAGCTGAAATTTTAGGGGCTCAAGAAACTGTACTTATTTATCATAAACCATGGGAACTTGGTGAACAGATAGTTAGAAATGATTTTTCTATCAAGATGAAACCAAATCAAGGATATTTAATGGTTCAAGAAATGGAAGATTTATCTTAG
- a CDS encoding cytochrome P450, cyclodipeptide synthase-associated, with product MSNTMQTVNILTEEFQENPYKYFSYLRQNDPVHYEPEIDSYFISRYQDVRNILNDTETFTTKSLAERAEPVMRGPVLAQMRGKEHVAKRKIVLRSFMGDALQKLMPLIKKNAEDLLFPHLPNGKIDLINDFGRTFAVYVTMDMIGLDKKDHKKIGEWHSGVADFITSINQPPEAKKHSLWCSDQLANYLEPIIKERRLNPQEDLISKLCSAKYEGIAMTDTDILALILNILLAATEPGDKTLALLIYNLINQPKQLQDVLNDRSLVPLAIAETLRYNPPVQLIPRQLSKNTEINGIQLSKGTTVFCMIGAANRDPNAFERPDEFNIYRQDLDIKKAFSGAARHLAFGSGIHNCVGAAFAKSEIEIVVNVVLDNMKNIKLEEDFQYVEKGLYTRGPISMPILFDKLV from the coding sequence ATGTCAAATACTATGCAAACGGTAAATATATTAACAGAGGAATTTCAAGAAAATCCATATAAGTATTTTTCATACCTACGTCAGAATGACCCAGTACATTATGAACCTGAGATTGATAGTTATTTTATTAGTAGATATCAAGATGTCCGTAATATATTGAATGATACTGAAACATTTACAACAAAATCATTAGCTGAACGTGCTGAACCAGTAATGCGTGGACCAGTATTAGCACAAATGCGTGGAAAAGAGCATGTAGCGAAAAGAAAAATTGTTTTAAGAAGTTTTATGGGAGATGCTTTACAAAAATTAATGCCTTTAATTAAAAAGAATGCAGAAGATTTACTATTTCCACACCTTCCAAATGGAAAGATAGATTTAATTAATGATTTTGGCAGAACATTTGCTGTTTATGTAACAATGGATATGATTGGATTAGATAAGAAAGATCATAAGAAGATAGGAGAATGGCATAGCGGTGTAGCTGATTTTATTACTAGTATAAATCAACCACCAGAGGCAAAAAAACATTCTCTTTGGTGCAGTGACCAGTTAGCTAATTATTTAGAACCAATTATTAAAGAACGACGATTAAACCCACAGGAAGATTTAATTTCTAAATTATGCAGTGCTAAATATGAAGGAATAGCTATGACTGATACTGATATTCTAGCATTGATTTTAAATATATTATTAGCTGCAACAGAACCTGGTGATAAGACTCTTGCTTTATTAATTTATAATTTAATTAACCAACCGAAACAACTGCAAGATGTATTAAATGATCGTTCATTAGTACCATTAGCTATTGCAGAAACTTTACGTTACAATCCACCAGTGCAATTGATTCCCCGCCAATTGTCAAAAAATACTGAAATAAATGGTATTCAATTATCCAAAGGAACGACGGTATTTTGTATGATTGGTGCCGCGAACCGTGACCCTAACGCATTTGAAAGACCTGATGAATTCAACATTTATCGTCAGGATCTTGATATTAAAAAGGCATTTAGTGGTGCTGCAAGACATCTTGCATTCGGATCAGGTATCCATAATTGCGTAGGAGCAGCGTTTGCAAAATCAGAAATTGAAATAGTTGTAAATGTAGTCTTAGATAATATGAAAAACATTAAATTAGAAGAAGATTTTCAATATGTTGAAAAAGGGCTTTATACACGTGGACCTATTTCCATGCCTATTCTTTTTGATAAGTTAGTTTAA